One Paramisgurnus dabryanus chromosome 9, PD_genome_1.1, whole genome shotgun sequence DNA segment encodes these proteins:
- the LOC135773136 gene encoding uncharacterized protein has protein sequence MVFDNINRVSITTISRILQKHNFRMKQLYRVPFERNCVRVKDLRHDYVQTVLDFDAAEQPHEFIYVDEAGFNLAKTRRRGRNIVGQRAIVNVPGQRGGNITLCAAISVQGVLHHHATLGPYNTGQIIAFLDALHAVVQDRPQQPRFVVIWDNVSFHRAALVQDWFTNHNNFTLLYLPPYSPFLNAIEEFFSAWRWKVYDRQPHARMPLLQAMEEACGDIEVGSIQGWIRHTRRYFPRCLAREDIACDVDEVLWPDPNRRRDP, from the exons ATGGTATTCGACAATATCAACAGGGTCAGCATTACTACAATAAGTCGCATCCTACAGAAACATAACTTCAGAATGAAGCAGCTGTACAGGGTGCCATTTGAGAGGAACTGTGTCAGGGTCAAGGATCTGCGCCATGATTATGTGCAG ACAGTTCTGGATTTTGATGCCGCCGAACAGCCACATGAGTTCATCTATGTGGATGAGGCAGGCTTTAATCTGGCCAAAACCAGGCGTCGAGGCCGTAACATAGTTGGACAAAGGGCTATTGTAAATGTCCCTGGGCAACGTGGGGGAAATATCACCTTGTGTGCTGCAATTAGTGTCCAAGGAGTCCTGCATCATCATGCCACTCTAGGTCCCTACAATACAGGACAGATCATTGCATTTCTAGATGCACTACATGCAGTTGTGCAGGACAGACCACAGCAGCCCAGGTTTGTTGTTATCTGGGATAATGTTAGTTTCCACCGGGCTGCTCTGGTCCAAGATTGGTTCACCAACCATAACAATTTCACACTTTTATACCTGCCGCCTTACAGCCCCTTTCTAAATGCAATCGAGGAATTCTTTTCAGCATGGCGGTGGAAAGTCTATGATCGGCAACCACACGCCCGCATGCCTCTTCTGCAAGCAATGGAAGAGGCATGTGGTGACATTGAGGTGGGATCCATCCAAGGGTGGATTAGGCACACAAGACGATATTTTCCCCGATGCCTAGCCCGCGAGGACATCGCCTGTGATGTCGACGAGGTCTTGTGGCCAGATCCGAACAGAAGGAGGGATCCATAA